TCACGCTCATAACCCTGGCCAGTAGCCGGCTCGATGATGTCACAGCGTACGATAACGGTTGCATCTTCGGTAAAGGGATCCAGAACGGAAGCACTGTCATCCGGACGCAGGATCATGTCGGATTCCTGAATACCCTTCCAGCCGGCAATGGAAGAACCGTCAAACATTTTGCCGTCTTCAAAGAAGTCATCACCCATGTCTGTGACAGGGATGGTCACGTGCTGTTCCTTGCCCTTGAAATCGGTGAAGCGCATGTCGATCCATTTAGCGCCGCTTTCTTTGATCAGATTCAGAGTCTTCTCTGACATTTGGCTATCCCCACTCGTTATTAAGTATTGCCAAAACAATACTTCTGTCATTACGGATCCGGAAACCGGTTTGCTATTACCTAAGCAAAGGCTGTGCCATCTTGAAAATCATGCTAACCCACTGATTTTCTGTTTTCTCTCACATCCTTTGACAATACAGAAGGCACCAAAATCGTGCATTCCTGAAAATAATGACCCATTAAGGTGCACTGATGGTCGATTTTGGGGCCGTACCAGTAATCGGTAATCCATGATAGTGCAATCAGACCAGAAATGCTGTGCCTGAGGCAGGCTTCCCGACAGCTTTTTTTACCAGTAACCTGTGACGACGAGATGCTCAACCAACGGAGAGGAACATGGCTGCCAGGGAATTGATGATTGCCACACTGATGACCGCATTATTGAGCATCAGCACCGCTGCGACAGCCTCCACCGCCTCAGAGGAAAGCTACCGCAAGCGCTTCCCGGCGCAGTGGCTGGAACGTAACGGTGAGATCAGACTGGAAACAATCTGCTACAACTACCCCGATAGCAGCTATATGTATCGACTCTGCCGCGAGCAGGCCGCCCACACACTTCGAGCCCTCTGCAGTCGTTACCGTGCACTGACGGATACCTATAGCGGCGATACCCGATCGCACTATCTGCACATGGCTCAGAAGTACTGCACCGCAAGCGAGCAGTATCAGTCTGAGGTCAATGGAAAAAAATAGACTGCTGTCACAGAATAATGATCACTCAGTGATCGCTTGTTTAACCTCCCTTCCGTATAATGTCGCGCTTTACACCATCACAGGGTACACACGCGTGATTGAAAACCTCCGAAATATTGCCATTATCGCCCACGTTGACCACGGCAAAACCACACTGGTCGACAAGCTGCTGCAGCAGTCAGGCACTCTGAACCGCCGCGATGAAAGCGCTGAGCGCATCATGGATTCCAATGACCAGGAGCGTGAGCGCGGTATCACCATTCTGGCCAAGAACACGGCCATTCGCTGGAACGACTACCGAATCAACATCGTTGATACCCCGGGACATGCGGACTTTGGCGGTGAGGTTGAACGTGTACTCTCCATGGTGGACTCGGTTCTGCTGCTGGTGGATGCGGTTGACGGCCCGATGCCGCAGACCCGCTTCGTAACCCAGAAAGCCTTTGCTCAGGGCCTGCACCCGATCGTGGTCATCAACAAGATCGACCGCCCGGGCGCGCGTCCGGACTGGGTTATGGACCAGGTCTTTGACCTGTTCGACAACCTGGGCGCCACCGACGAACAGCTGGACTTCCCGATCGTCTACGCCTCTGCCCTGAACGGCATTGCCGGCAATGACCCCGAAGAAATGGCCGACGACATGACACCGCTGTTTGAAGCGATCGTCAAGCACGTGCACGCACCGCGTGTCGATGCCGACGGCCCGTTCCAGATGCAGATTTCTGCACTGGACTACAACAGTTATGTAGGCGTTATCGGTGTTGGCCGTGTATCACGCGGCCGAGTCAAGACCAACACCCAGGTGAAGGTGATCGACAGCCACGCCAAGGTGCGTAACGGCCGTGTTCTCAAGATCATGGGTTACCACGGTCTGGAGCGTATCGAAGTTGATACGGCTCAGGCGGGTGACATCATCTGTGTGACCGGTCTGGATGAGCTGAACATCTCCGATACCCTGTGCGACCCGGAAGTGGTCGAAGCACTGCCGGCACTGTCTGTTGATGAGCCCACCGTATCCATGACCTTCCAAGTCAACGATTCTCCGTTTGCAGGCCAGGAAGGCAAGTTCGTCACCAGCCGTAACATCAAGGAGCGTCTGGATCGTGAACTGATTCATAACGTGGCCCTGCGTGTTGAGCCCGGTGATACCCCGGAAAAATTCCGTGTATCCGGTCGTGGTGAATTGCATCTGTCGGTACTGATCGAATCCATGCGCCGCGAAGGCTTCGAACTGGGTGTATCACGCCCCGAAGTTATTCAGAAAGAAGTGAACGGCGAAATTCACGAGCCTTACGAAGTCGTGATGATCGACGTGGAAGAAGAGCACCAGGGTTCCATCATCGAAGAACTGGGCAAACGTCGCGCTGACATGACCAACATGGAAGTGGACGGCAAGGGTCGTGTACGCCTGACCTTCATGATGCCGTCCCGCGGCCTGATCGGCTTCCGCAGCCAGTTCATGACCATGACATCCGGTACCGGCATCATGACATCGGTCTTCGACCATTATGGCCCGGTCAAGGCCGGTGACGTGATCTCTCGTCACAACGGTGTGCTGGTGTCCATGGTCACCGGCAAGGCACTGGGCTATGCCCTGTTCAACCTGCAGGAGCGCGGCCGCCTGTTCATAGACCCGAACGTTGAGGTTTATGAAGGCATGGTGCTGGGTATCCACAGCCGCAATAATGACCTGGTGATCAACCCCACCAAGGGCAAGCAGCTGACCAACGTACGTGCGTCCGGTACCGATGAAAACATCGTTCTGACCCCGCCGATCAAATACTCACTGGAACAGGCTCTTGATTTCATCGAAGATGATGAGCTGGTCGAAGTGACTCCAGCAGCTATCCGCATCCGCAAGAAGCTGCTGAAAGAGAACGAGCGCAAGCGCAACAAGAAGTAACCGCTTGACTACGTGAGCATATGGAAAGGCCGGCGGAGCAATCCCCGGCCTTTTTTGTTTGTCTGGCCCCATCTGCAGATCGATGATGGGGTGCCCACAAAGGAATACCCGTGAACAACAACGATATAATGCGGCGCCTGCGCTACACTTTTGATCTCAAGGATTCGGCCATGGTCGAGATCTTTGCAGCTGCCGACCACCCTGTTACCCAGGAGCAGATCGTCAACTGGTTGCGAAAAGAGGATGACCCCGCGTACCGCGCGGCGACAGATACCGAACTGGCCATTTTCCTTAACGGCCTGATCAATACCCGCCGTGGTCGTCGCGAAGGAGAACAGCCTCAACCGGAAAAACGCCTGAGCAACAACATGGTATTCATGAAGCTGAAAATTGCCCTGAACATGACCTCGGATGATGTGCTGGATACCCTGCGGAGCGTTGGATTCCCTCTGAGCAAGCACGAACTGAGTGCTTTTTTCCGCAAACCCGACAACAAACACTACCGGGAGTGCAAAGACCAGATTCTGCGCAACTTTCTGCTCGGTTTGCAGCGGCGGCTTCGCTCTGACGACTGAGGCGCCACGGATTCAGAGAACTCTTAAGCCCGGTCAGACCAGCGCACCCAACCCGAGTATCGAGATCGGTTCACCTGACTGCAGTGGGCCGATATACTGGCCCTATCCGTTACCCACAGGAGAGTCTCATGCGCACCCTCTACCCCGAGATCGGCATCAATCACGAGTACTATATTGAGGTGGGCGACCGACATACCCTGTACGTGGAGGAATGCGGCAACCCCAACGGCATTCCGGTTCTGTTTGTACACGGTGGACCCGGCGGGGGCTGCGGACCAACTCACCGACGTTTCTTCAACCCCGAGCGCTATCGCATCATCCTGTTCGACCAGCGCGGCTGTGGTCGCTCAACGCCGCATGCAGAGCTCGAAGCCAATACCACTCAGGCACTGGTGGCGGACATGGAGCGGATCAGGGAATTCCTCAGCATTGAGCAATGGCTGCTGTTTGGTGGCAGCTGGGGCTCGACGCTGAGCCTGGTCTATGCCGAGACGCACCCTGAACGCGTCGCCGGCATGATTCTGCGCGGCATTTTTCTCTGCCGCGACCAGGATATACAGTGGTTCTACCAGCAGGGTGCCAGCGCCCTCTTCCCCGACTACTGGCAGGATTACTTGCAGCCCATTCCCGCTACAGAGCGAAGCGACCTGCTCAGTGCCTACCATCAGCGCCTGACCGGAAACAACGACTTGGTACGGATGCAAGCAGCCAAGGCCTGGTCCGTGTGGGAGGGGCGCTGTTCAACACTGGACCCGAACCCGGATGTCGTTGAACACTTTGCCGATCCCCATTTTGCCCTTGCGATGGCACGGATCGAGGCGCACTACTTTATCCACAAGGCGTTTCTGGAGTCGGATCAGATCCTGAATGACGCCCACCGGCTTGCGGATATCCCGATCACCATCGTGCACGGCCGCTACGATGTGGTTTGCCCGCTAGAGCAGGCCTTTGCCCTGCAACAGGCGGCACCGCATGCGCATCTACATATCGTTCGAGATGCCGGCCACTCGGCCTTTGAACCCGGCATTATCGACAATCTGGTCCACGCTACCGACGAATTTGTCCAGCGCAGCGCCTGAGGAGCAATATTGTGAAGGGACTGATTCAACGTGTCAGCCATGCCTGCGTAAAAGTGGATAACGAGATTACCGGTGCCATTGATGGTGGCATTCTGCTATTACTGGGAGTGGAACAGGGTGACAACGAAACAACAGCTGACAAGCTGCTGCAAAAGGTCCTGAACTACCGCATTTTTCCGGATGTCGATGGCAAAATGAATCGAAGCCTGACCGATGTAGGGAGCGGGCTGCTGGTGGTATCGCAGTTCACACTGGTTGCCGACACGCGCAAGGGGCTCAGGCCCGGCTTTTCCCGCGGTGCTACACCCGCTGAAGGTGAGCGACTGTATGACCTCTTTGTTCAGCGGGCGCGGGCCATGCATGGGTCAGTCGAAACCGGTCGCTTTGGTGCGGATATGAAGGTAGAGCTATTGAATGACGGGCCGGTCACCTTTCTGCTGGAGGTGCCGCCCGTCGACTGACAGCGGCATCAAGCGATGCAGCTGGGCTCAACCAAGTGGTGGGTCACCCGTGTTTCCAGTTTGATATTGTCATGCAGTGGGCAACGTTCACAGACCGCATCCAGAAACACCTGCTTCTCTTCATCAGTCATGTCGGCATCGATTTCGGCTGATACCTGGATCTGCTGGAAGCCAGTGCGGTCATCACTGGGCTTGCCCAGCAAACCGGCAGGGTTGTAGTCACCCTCAACACTGACTTTCATGCCACGCAGCTCAATCTTCTGCTGCATCGCCGCGATACGGCCGATAGTGCAGATACAGCCACCGAGCGAGAACAAAAAATACTCCAGCGGGGTAGGTCCCTGGTTCTGTCCACGGGCAGCCTCCGGCTGGTCAATCACGACCTGATGGCCACGGATATCTGCGCGAACGGCAAAACCTTCCGTCATTTGGGCGTTAACACTGACTCGCTTGTCGGCGCTCATGCACGACTCCTCACACATTAGTTAAGAATAAACTAATATTATTAATTCCCGCCGGCAGATGCAAACGCCCTTCGGGTGAAGAAGAGAATGACTCAATACCAGACCCGGCCCTCAGAACAGGCCGCTCGGGTCAATCGGCGTTCCTTCTGTATCGCCGTCAGGGCGTGATTGCAGTCGATCCAGTGCCTCTTCTGCGTCACCCTTCTGAATGACAATCTCCACACGGCGGTTGCGAGCGCGAAGCTCCGCCGTGCTGTTGGGTGCCAGCGCACGGGTATCGGCATAGCCGGTAATATTGAAGCGGGACTGATCTATACGGCGGTCAGCAAAAAGTTCATGCGCCACCGCCAGCGCTCGTGCAGCTGAAAGATCCCAGTTGGACTCGAAGCGCCGCCCTGAATAGGGGATATTGTCGGTGTGCCCCTCAATGGCTACCTTGCCACTGATATCCAGCAGCAGGTCACGAATTTTGGCGATCACCGGGATATACTGAAACTTCAACTCGGCCGAGCCAGAATCAAATGATCCACGCTCCTTTACTCGGATGATGATGCGAGTGCCATCAGTTTCAACCTCAATACTGCCCTCACCGATTTCAGCCGCCAGCGCCTGAGCAACGGCGACCGCCTCCTGTTGAGCCTGCTCTTCCTGCTGTCGGCGCAGCTCTTCAAGCCCCTTCAATTCATCTTCGATTTGGGCCTCGCCCTCACGCGAGCGCACATCCAGACTGTTAAGGTCATTGTTGACCGTCATCTGACGCACTTCATTCAAGGGCGTCGGCTCAGGGCGACCTGGGCTGAACTCCTGCGCAATGATGGAGGTGCCCTTCGGGATATCTTCCACCTTGATCTGGTTCTGAACGCCAAACGCTTCACGCATTGAGCCGGCCAACTGCTTGAATTTGAGCACGTCCATTTCCGAGAAGGAGAGCAGCAGCACGAAGAAACACATCAGCAGCGACATCAGGTCGGCAAAGGTCGCCATCCACAAGGGTGACCCCGCCGGCGGACATTTACATTTCTTGTCTTCGCTGTCGTCACTCATGGCCGGCTCCCTCAGCTTTCAGCAACGACACGCTTGCGCTCGGGCAGGTAGTTGCGCAGCATCTGATCGATTACACGCGGGTTCTGACCCGCCTGGATCGCCAGCAGGCCGTCGATGATCAGGGCCTGATTCAGCGCCTCCTCATCCTTGCGTACCTCCAGCTTGTCCGCCACCGGAATGGCAAACATGTTGGCGATCATCGCACCGTACAGTGTCGTCAACAGTGCAACCGCCATGGCCGGACCAATCGATTTGGGGTCGGACATGTTGGACAGCATCTGTACCAAGCCCACCAGGGTGCCGATCATGCCCATTGCCGGTGCCACATCGCCCATGGCTCGGAATATCTTGGAGCCAAAGTCATGTCGCTCGTATGTAAGGCCTGCCTCTTTCTTCAATAGCTGTTTGACTACCTCAGGGTCATGCCCGTCCACCAAAAGCTGAATACCACGTTGCATGAACTCGGAGGAAACCTCTTTATCCTCAAGTGACAGCAGCCCTCCCTTGCGTGCAGCATCTGCCAGATCAACCGTTTCGGCAATGATGTCCTCAGGGTTAACCGACTTGAACATGAACGCTTTTGCCATGATTTTTCCGGCACCGAGAAACTGCCCAAGGGTGAATTTCATCAACACCACCAGCAGTGTTCCGCCGACAACAATCAGCATGGATGGTGGGTTAACAAAAATACCGATATCACCGCCCAGTACCATCGCGGCAACGATGATAGCAAAAGCCCCTAAGAGACCAACGAGGGTAGCCAGATCCACTGATCGCTCCTGAAAATATGTACCGATGCTAATAAAGGGCAAGAACGCTGACTTTGCCAGCAGCAGATCATACCAGAATTAAACATACGTTCACGCTTTGATCAGCTTTTTCCATAGCTCTGATTGACCCCTGTCGGCAGGTTGGTTAACGTGAACGCCTTAACCGATCAGATGAAATCCGCATGACCCGCAAAGCCGAGAAACCCGACTTCGAACACGCCCTGTCAGAGCTTGAAAGCCTCGTGGTACGTCTTGAGCAGGGAGACCTGCCCATTGAAGATGCCCTTGCTTCATTCGAGCAAGGGGTACGTCTCACGCGTGAATGTCAGACCATTCTGCAACAGGCCGAGCAGAAAGTGCAGCTGCTGACTGAGCAGGATGGCGAAATTCACGCCAACGACTTCCCCAACCGGGAAGAGTAGGCATGGACATTCAGCAGGTACTGGCTCAGTACCGCTCTCGCACTGAGCTGCAGCTTGAGCAACTTTTTCAGGAAACGGCCTCACTTGAGCCCCGCCTGCCCGAAGCAATGCGTTACGGCCTGCTTAACGGTGGCAAACGCCTGCGACCGGCACTGGTCTACCTTAGCCACCAGCTCTGCAGTACCGACCAGCCTCCTCACGCCCTGACTGACCGGGCAGCGGTTGCCATTGAGTGCATCCACAGCTATTCGCTGATCCATGATGACCTGCCGGCGATGGATGACGACGACCTGCGTCGCGGCAAGCCCACCTGTCATATTGTCTTTGATGAAGCGACAGCCATCCTGGCCGGTGATGCCCTGCAGTGCCTGGCGTTTGAGCAACTGAGCGAAATCATCGACCCAACACTGGCACTGCGTCAGCTGAAGATGATGCAGGTGCTGGCACGCGCCAGCGGTCGGCAGGGCATGGTAGCCGGGCAGGCGTTTGACCTTGGTCATGTAGGCCAGCCTCTGACACTGGAGCAGCTGCAGGCAATGCACGCCTGCAAGACCGGAGCACTGATTACCTGTGCCGTAGAGCTGGGCGCACTTTCAGCCGGTGAGCCGGAAGGCGAACGTCTGGACCAACTGCGTCGCTTTGGCGACCTGGTCGGGCTGGCATTTCAGGTCCAGGACGACCTGCTCGACATTGAAGGTGATACAGCCACGCTGGGTAAACCCCAGGGGTCTGATCAGGCGCAGAACAAACCCACCTATCCCGCTCTACTGGGCATGGAAGGTGCACGCTCAAAACTGAACCAACTGCACCAGGAAGCCGTAGCCATACTCACAGGCTTTGGCCCTGATGCCGAAGCGCTGATTGCCCTGACCGACTACATTGTTGCGCGTGACCATTGAGCATGTTCAATCGGATTCCTGACCAGCGACCCGATACCCCCTTGCTGGACCTCGTCCAGTCTCCGACTGATCTGCGCCAGTTAAGTCGTACCGACCTGCCTGAACTGGCCCGGCAACTACGTGCCTTTTTGCTCTGGTCCGTGGGCCAAACCGGAGGACATTTCGGCGCAGGCCTGGGCGTGGTCGATCTGACCATTGCACTGCATTACCTGCTCAATACCCCTGATGACAGCCTTATCTGGGATGTGGGCCACCAGAGTTATCCACACAAGATTCTGACCGGTCGGCGCGATTCCATGGCCAGCATGCGTCAGAAAGGGGGTCTTTCCCCCTTTCCAAAACGCACCGAAAGCCCCTATGACAGTTTTGGTACAGGCCACTCCAGTACCTCGATCAGTGCCGCACTGGGCATGGCGCTGGGTTACCGGCTACAGGGTGAAAACCGCCGTACCGTAGCGGTGATCGGTGATGGTGCCATGACCGCAGGCATGGCGTTCGAAGCGTTGAATCATGCCGCCCACACCGGTGCCGACCTGCTTGTGATCCTCAACGACAACGACATGTCGATCTCACGTAACGAAGGCGGCCTGGCGAGCTACCTGGCACGCAATCTGAAACAGAAAATGGATGGCCCCGTCACCGCCGCTCTGTTCAAGGCACTTGAGTTCAATTATTCCGGCCCCGTGGACGGACACGACTTCAGCCTGCTGCTGCCGGCACTGGAGCGGTCACTGCAATGCCCCGGCCCACAGTTGCTGCATGTCATCACCCGCAAGGGCAAAGGTTTCGCACCGGCCGAAGCGGACCCGGTTGGCTACCATGCTCTGACCAAAATCGAGCCGCTGGCTGCAGTCGACAACACTGCCAAACGGCCCAAGTACTGCAATGTATTCGGCCGCTGGCTCGCCGAGACTGCCGCTCGGGACTCACGCCTGATCGGGATTACACCAGCGATGCGCGAAGGCTCAGATCTGATCGAATTCTCCGAGCGCTTTCCCGAGCGTTATTTTGACGTTGCCATCGCCGAGCAGCACGCCGCGACTCTGGCCGCGGGCTTCGCCTGCAGCGGCATGAAACCGGTGCTGGCGATCTATTCCACCTTTTTGCAGCGTGCCTGGGACCAGATCGTACATGATGTGACGATTCAGGATCTCGATCTGCTGCTGGCGATTGATCGGGCAGGGCTGGTGGGTGAAGATGGCGCTACCCACGCCGGCAGCTTCGACATCGCGGCGTTGCGATGCCTGCCCGGTCTGCTGCTGATGACACCAGCCGATGAGACCGAGCTGGAAGCGATGCTGACACTGGGCTATCAGTACCCGGGGCCTGCCGCCGTTCGCTACCCCCGTGGCAGTGCTGCCCTGCCACAGACAGACGATACAGCTACACTGGATATTGGCAAAAGCCGAGTACTGCGCAGAGGAAAACAGGTAGCACTGCTCAATTTTGGCCCGTTGCTGGACAGTGCGCGCCAGGTAGCCGACACGAATGGCTATACGTTGGTGGACATGCGCTTTGTGAAACCGCTGGACAGTTGCATGGTCGAGCAACTGGCAGATGAGCATGAACTGCTGGTCACGCTGGAAGATCATGCCATTCAAGGTGGGGCAGGCTCAGCGGTAGCCGAGTTCTGCACTCAGGCGGCCCTGGAGACAGAACTGCTGCTGTTGGGGATACCGGATCGCTGGATAGGTCACGCCAGTCGCAGCGAGCAGCTGGCCGAGTGCGGCCTGGATACTGCCGGTATCGAAACCGCGATCCGGCAGCGCTTGCAGGGTTAGTTATTCATCCTTGAAGTGGTGTTCGGTCATCATGTGGCCGAGCTTACCCATCTTGGTTTGCAGATAGCTTTCGTTGTGGCGATTCTTACCCACCTGCAGCGGTACACGCTCAGACACGTTGACGCCGTATTTCTCCAGTGCTGACACCTTGCGCGGGTTATTGGTCATCAACTTCACGGCCTTGATGTCCAGATGCTCAAGCATCGGTTCACACATGCTGTAGTCACGCATGTCGGCGGCAAAACCCAGCTGCTCGTTGGCTTCCACTGTATCGGCACCACCATCCTGCAGGTGATACGCCTTGATCTTATTCAGCAAGCCAATTCCCCGGCCTTCCTGACGCAGATACAGCAGTACCCCCCTGCCCTCTTCCGCGATGCGCTTCAGTGCTTCCTGCAGCTGGAAACCACAATCACAGCGCAGGCTGAACAGCGCATCGCCGGTCAGACACTCGGAGTGAATACGGGCCAGTACCGGCTCGTCACCGGCCACTTCGCCGAACACCAGCGCGACGTGCTCTTTCCCGGTGGCGGGGTCTTCAAACCCCACCATGGTAAACACCCCCCAGGGGGTTGGCAGCCGCGAATCGGCTACATACTGAACTGACACCTTGGTTGTTTCCTCTGCAAATTCTTTTTCAATTCAGGCTGTCGGCTCAAAACAGCCAGATCAGCCCGTGCAGTACTGCGGCGGCCATAACGCCCGCAAGCACATCATCCAGCATGATACCCAGCCCGCCGTGTACCCGCTTGTCCACAGGGCCAATGGGCCAGGGTTTGAGAATATCGAACAGACGGAACAGGATAAAACCCGCCAGCGCCCAGACCCAGTCCACCGGTACCGCGATCATGGTGATCCAATAGCCGACAAACTCATCCCAGACAATGCCGCCGTGGTCATGAACACCCAAATCCCGGGATGTACGCCCACACAACCAGATCCCGATCATAAAGGCGAGCAATACCAGCAGCAGATACATCGCCAGTGGTGTCTGTGCCAGCAGATACCAAAGCGGTACCGCCGCCAGAGTCCCTGCCGTACCCGGCGCCTTCGGCGAGGCACCGCTGCCCAGACCAAAGGCCAGAAAATGGACCGGATTGCGCCACACCGAGGCGGGGGCTTTATTCATCTTCACTCCTGAAATGATCCCAACTGCCAGGCAATTCACCCAGCACCGCTGTCCCCGCTTGCAGAACCTGAAGCCCGATGTCGGCGGTTATTTCACCGACATCGGTCAGGCGAATGCCGAGCGCTTGTGCCGTTTCCAGACAGGCCGACAGCTGTGCGACAGGTACTGTCAAACACAGCTCAAAGTCTTCGCCACCAGCCAGCGCCCAGTCTTGCGCCTGCTGTGGATAAAGCTGCTGCAGGGCGAATGAGACAGGTAATTGATCCACCTGCAGCCGCGCTCCCACTCCGGAGGCTGCGAGGATATGGCCCAGATCACCCAGCAGGCCATCCGAGATATCAATCGCCGCATGTACATGTTCACGCAGACTTTGAGCCAGCTCAAGCCTCGGTTCCGGGCGGTAAAAGCGCTGCCTCAACTGTTCAACCGCTTCTGGCTCTGCACTCACGGGCAGCGGCTGCAGCAGCGTTTCCAGACCGCCACGGCTGTCCCCAAGGGAGCCAGTCACCAGAATACGATCTCCGGGAACTGCACCACTGCGAAGCCACGCCTGGCCATTCGGCACCAACCCATGCACCTGTGCACTGAGGACGCAGACCGGGCCACGGGTGGTATCCCCTCCCACCAAGGCAATACCCAGCTCACTGCAACGTTGAGACAGTGTGCGCGAGAAGGCCAGCAGCCAGGTTTCATCCGCCTGCGGCAATGTTACAGCCAGCGTAAGCCAGGCGGGGGCTGCGGCCATGGCCGCCAGATCACTGACCGCGGCTCCCACAAGTCGCTCGGCCAGTTGTGCGGGCGAGGTACCGGGCAAAAAGTGCACGCCCTCCACCAGGGTATCGATCGACACCACCAACTGCTGACCTGGAGGCACCTCCAGTACAGCGCAGTCATCACCAATGCCGTTGATGACACCGGCACCGGTTTGCTCCTGCATAAAGCAGCGTCGGATCAGCTCGAACTCACCCACGCGAATCTGTCATCGTTCAGTCGGCAGCACGCCGAGCACGAATTTCAGCCGCACGCACGCGCTGGGCCAGCTTGTCGAGAATGCCGTTAACATACTTGTGGCTTTCTGTGGCACCGAATATTTTGGCCAGATCAACACTTTCGTTGATCGCCACACGATAGGGCACCTGCAAACGGTGAATCAGCTCGTAGGCTCCTATGCGCAGCACGCTCAGCTCCACCGGGTCCAGATCGGTCAGCGGTCGGTCCAGAAACGGACGATAGGCCTCATCCAGATCCTTGCTGCCTGCCGTAACCCCGCGCAGCAGCTCGGAGAACAGCTGTACATCGGTGGTGCTCATGTCGTTATCGACCCGAAACTGCGCCTCGATCTCATTAGCACTCTGACCTGCCACAGACCACTGGTACAGTGCCTGCAGCGCAAAGCTGCGGGCACTGCGGCGCATTTCGGTCAAATTGGGCTTGCCTTTTTTACGCGGCGTGGACTCGCTCATGCTCAAACCTCAAGCTGACGCATCAGGCTGACCATTTCCAGCGCTGACAATGCGGCTTCCGCCCCCTTGTTACCGGCCTTGGTACCGGAACGCTCAATCGCCTGTTCAATGGAATTCACAGTCAGGATGCCATTGGCCACGGGGATATCGTAGTCCATGGACACCTGCGCCACGCCCTTGGAGCTTTCGGACGAAACATATTCAAAATGTGGTGTACCGCCACGGATTACGGCGCCCAACGCGATAATGGCGTCATCCTGCTTCTGTTGTGCCACTCGCTTGACCGCCAGCGGAATCTCGAATGCACCTGGCACGCGGATGACACGAATATTCTCTTCAGATACGCCGTGGCGCACCAGCGCATCGATGGCGCCGTCCAACAGGCTTTCAACCACAAACGCGTTGAAGCGACCCACCACAATGGCATATTTGCCGTCGGCGCTCACGAAGTCGCCTTCAAATACTTGTACTGTCATAGACTTGTCCATCAATCCTCGTAGGGGATGTACTCTTCGATTTCCAGATCAAAACCGGAGATCGCGTTGAATTTCATTGGCGAGCTGAGCAGGCGCATTTTATGCACCCCCAGATCCCGCAGAACCTGTGAGCCGGTACCTACGGTCATGTAGGCACCGGATGCACTGACGTTCACCTTGGAACGGGTACGGTCAGCATTGAGCAGACTTTCGATCGCCTCGCCCAGATCGACACGAGTGCCCTTATCGATCAACAGCACCACACCCTTGCCTTCGTTGGCCACACGCTCCAGCGCACGGCGCATGGTCCATTTCACTTCCGGGCCGCGGCGTACGCCGACCACATCACGCAACACTTCAGTACGGACATGGACGCGCACCAGCGTGGGTTCGTTCGGGTCGATATCACCCTTCACCAGCGCAAGATGGGTGCAGTTC
This DNA window, taken from Marinobacterium iners, encodes the following:
- the typA gene encoding translational GTPase TypA, with translation MIENLRNIAIIAHVDHGKTTLVDKLLQQSGTLNRRDESAERIMDSNDQERERGITILAKNTAIRWNDYRINIVDTPGHADFGGEVERVLSMVDSVLLLVDAVDGPMPQTRFVTQKAFAQGLHPIVVINKIDRPGARPDWVMDQVFDLFDNLGATDEQLDFPIVYASALNGIAGNDPEEMADDMTPLFEAIVKHVHAPRVDADGPFQMQISALDYNSYVGVIGVGRVSRGRVKTNTQVKVIDSHAKVRNGRVLKIMGYHGLERIEVDTAQAGDIICVTGLDELNISDTLCDPEVVEALPALSVDEPTVSMTFQVNDSPFAGQEGKFVTSRNIKERLDRELIHNVALRVEPGDTPEKFRVSGRGELHLSVLIESMRREGFELGVSRPEVIQKEVNGEIHEPYEVVMIDVEEEHQGSIIEELGKRRADMTNMEVDGKGRVRLTFMMPSRGLIGFRSQFMTMTSGTGIMTSVFDHYGPVKAGDVISRHNGVLVSMVTGKALGYALFNLQERGRLFIDPNVEVYEGMVLGIHSRNNDLVINPTKGKQLTNVRASGTDENIVLTPPIKYSLEQALDFIEDDELVEVTPAAIRIRKKLLKENERKRNKK
- a CDS encoding DUF1456 family protein; its protein translation is MNNNDIMRRLRYTFDLKDSAMVEIFAAADHPVTQEQIVNWLRKEDDPAYRAATDTELAIFLNGLINTRRGRREGEQPQPEKRLSNNMVFMKLKIALNMTSDDVLDTLRSVGFPLSKHELSAFFRKPDNKHYRECKDQILRNFLLGLQRRLRSDD
- the pip gene encoding prolyl aminopeptidase translates to MRTLYPEIGINHEYYIEVGDRHTLYVEECGNPNGIPVLFVHGGPGGGCGPTHRRFFNPERYRIILFDQRGCGRSTPHAELEANTTQALVADMERIREFLSIEQWLLFGGSWGSTLSLVYAETHPERVAGMILRGIFLCRDQDIQWFYQQGASALFPDYWQDYLQPIPATERSDLLSAYHQRLTGNNDLVRMQAAKAWSVWEGRCSTLDPNPDVVEHFADPHFALAMARIEAHYFIHKAFLESDQILNDAHRLADIPITIVHGRYDVVCPLEQAFALQQAAPHAHLHIVRDAGHSAFEPGIIDNLVHATDEFVQRSA
- the dtd gene encoding D-aminoacyl-tRNA deacylase, whose translation is MKGLIQRVSHACVKVDNEITGAIDGGILLLLGVEQGDNETTADKLLQKVLNYRIFPDVDGKMNRSLTDVGSGLLVVSQFTLVADTRKGLRPGFSRGATPAEGERLYDLFVQRARAMHGSVETGRFGADMKVELLNDGPVTFLLEVPPVD
- a CDS encoding OsmC family protein; the protein is MSADKRVSVNAQMTEGFAVRADIRGHQVVIDQPEAARGQNQGPTPLEYFLFSLGGCICTIGRIAAMQQKIELRGMKVSVEGDYNPAGLLGKPSDDRTGFQQIQVSAEIDADMTDEEKQVFLDAVCERCPLHDNIKLETRVTHHLVEPSCIA
- a CDS encoding flagellar motor protein MotB, whose protein sequence is MSDDSEDKKCKCPPAGSPLWMATFADLMSLLMCFFVLLLSFSEMDVLKFKQLAGSMREAFGVQNQIKVEDIPKGTSIIAQEFSPGRPEPTPLNEVRQMTVNNDLNSLDVRSREGEAQIEDELKGLEELRRQQEEQAQQEAVAVAQALAAEIGEGSIEVETDGTRIIIRVKERGSFDSGSAELKFQYIPVIAKIRDLLLDISGKVAIEGHTDNIPYSGRRFESNWDLSAARALAVAHELFADRRIDQSRFNITGYADTRALAPNSTAELRARNRRVEIVIQKGDAEEALDRLQSRPDGDTEGTPIDPSGLF